A window from Pseudomonas kribbensis encodes these proteins:
- a CDS encoding SDR family NAD(P)-dependent oxidoreductase — MTQSRLGTALITGASSGIGAIYAERLARRGHDLILVARNRDRLNVLAKRLNEETGRHVEVLAADLSDRADLARVEDRLKTDANISLLVNNAGVGATHPLLESDVDKLDDLLTLNVNVLMRLTYAAVPGFVARGGGTLINIASIVAIAPEVLNGVYGGSKAFVLAFSQSLRHELADKNVRVQVVLPGATATEFWSVAGTPLEHLPEAIVMRADDMVDASLSGLDQGEFVTIPALPEIADWNAYEAARQKLMPDLSRSESAARYRD, encoded by the coding sequence ATGACTCAATCCCGCCTCGGTACCGCCCTGATCACCGGCGCTTCGTCCGGCATCGGTGCCATCTACGCTGAACGCCTGGCCCGCCGTGGCCATGACCTGATCCTGGTCGCGCGCAATCGCGACCGCCTGAATGTCCTGGCCAAGCGCCTGAACGAAGAAACCGGCCGCCACGTTGAAGTTCTGGCGGCCGATCTCTCCGACCGGGCCGATCTGGCAAGGGTCGAAGATCGCCTCAAAACGGACGCCAACATTTCTTTGCTGGTGAACAATGCCGGAGTTGGCGCGACTCATCCGTTGCTTGAGTCGGACGTCGACAAGCTCGACGACTTGCTCACGCTCAACGTGAACGTGCTGATGCGGCTGACTTACGCGGCGGTTCCGGGTTTCGTCGCCCGTGGCGGTGGCACGCTGATCAACATTGCCTCGATCGTGGCCATCGCCCCGGAGGTGTTGAACGGCGTTTACGGCGGCTCCAAGGCTTTCGTCCTGGCGTTCAGCCAATCCTTGCGTCATGAACTGGCGGACAAAAATGTCCGGGTCCAGGTGGTGCTGCCCGGCGCGACGGCCACCGAATTCTGGAGCGTGGCCGGGACACCGCTGGAGCATCTTCCGGAGGCCATTGTGATGCGGGCGGACGATATGGTGGACGCTTCGCTGTCCGGCCTCGACCAAGGCGAGTTCGTTACCATTCCGGCTCTTCCTGAAATCGCCGACTGGAATGCCTACGAGGCGGCGCGCCAGAAGCTGATGCCTGATCTGTCGCGCAGTGAGTCGGCTGCTCGCTATCGCGACTGA
- a CDS encoding GlxA family transcriptional regulator has translation MHRIGYLLTDGFQVLSLATQAVFEFANQIAEAPFYSIENFSPDGGMVRSSLGLAMETRPLEAPGLADTWIVVGVNDPVKTETTSAVLDFVRQAGNQARRTVGICTGGFILAEAGLLTGRRATTHWAYAQALQKRHPEISVDVDRIYIVDGPFWTSAGMTAGLDLAVGMVEKDLGAEVARSVAHKLVMHQHRSGGQSQHSEMLDLAPKSDRIQSALNYARQHLSRALSVEELAGVAHLSPRQFTRIFSAETGQSPAKAIEGLRLEAARLMIEQSRHSLDVVASESGFRDRRHMREAFIRGFGVPPQAVRRDARQVVAKRGESLDIAD, from the coding sequence ATGCATCGTATCGGCTACTTGCTCACCGACGGTTTCCAGGTGCTCTCCCTGGCGACTCAAGCCGTTTTCGAGTTCGCCAATCAGATCGCCGAAGCGCCCTTCTACAGCATCGAAAACTTCTCGCCGGACGGCGGCATGGTGCGCTCCTCACTGGGGCTGGCCATGGAAACCCGCCCGCTCGAGGCACCCGGGCTGGCGGACACCTGGATCGTTGTCGGGGTCAACGATCCGGTAAAAACCGAAACGACCTCTGCTGTACTCGACTTCGTGCGCCAGGCCGGCAATCAGGCACGGCGCACTGTCGGCATCTGCACCGGCGGCTTCATCCTCGCCGAAGCCGGCCTGCTGACCGGACGCCGCGCCACGACCCACTGGGCCTACGCGCAGGCCTTGCAGAAACGCCATCCCGAAATCAGTGTCGACGTCGACCGCATCTATATCGTCGACGGCCCCTTCTGGACTTCCGCGGGCATGACCGCCGGCCTCGACCTCGCGGTCGGCATGGTGGAGAAAGATCTGGGCGCCGAGGTCGCCCGCTCGGTGGCACACAAACTGGTGATGCACCAGCACCGCTCCGGCGGCCAGTCGCAGCATTCGGAAATGCTCGACCTCGCACCCAAGTCCGACCGCATCCAAAGCGCACTGAACTATGCGCGGCAACATTTGAGCCGAGCGCTCAGCGTCGAAGAACTGGCCGGCGTGGCACACCTGAGCCCTCGCCAGTTCACCCGCATATTCAGCGCAGAAACCGGCCAATCCCCCGCCAAAGCCATCGAGGGTCTGCGCCTGGAGGCCGCTCGGTTGATGATTGAACAGAGCCGGCATTCCCTCGACGTGGTCGCCAGCGAATCCGGCTTTCGCGACCGGCGCCATATGCGGGAAGCGTTTATCCGAGGCTTCGGCGTGCCTCCGCAGGCGGTGCGGCGGGATGCGCGGCAAGTGGTGGCCAAGCGGGGAGAAAGTTTAGATATCGCGGACTGA
- a CDS encoding MafI family immunity protein — MNHLNNDLRADFVEAVEEISTLMSEAYEQLGLVPDDHALAQAGLENGSEIVLDYVDHNEAGLAFEHLLYMINEPPLLISEKCISVLARIAKTLNIPFRDDED, encoded by the coding sequence ATGAACCACCTTAATAACGACTTGAGGGCCGATTTCGTAGAGGCAGTTGAGGAAATCTCGACCCTGATGTCCGAAGCATACGAACAACTCGGTCTTGTACCGGACGACCATGCGTTAGCTCAGGCAGGTTTAGAGAATGGGAGTGAGATCGTTCTGGATTATGTAGATCACAACGAGGCTGGATTAGCGTTCGAACACCTGCTTTACATGATAAATGAGCCACCGCTCCTTATTTCTGAAAAATGCATAAGCGTTTTGGCTCGGATCGCAAAGACCTTGAATATTCCGTTCAGGGATGACGAGGATTAA
- a CDS encoding DUF6124 family protein has protein sequence MIKPTPNPPETDPVSPYQFPDSRTLNEAAERALDHYLTPQQRIMGSHTKHDPMFLANPAYNSESLLANASESLDSASEMLSNFAAILEPGHRKTALGIAQVVMVAGLAVNQALDHVEVKT, from the coding sequence ATGATCAAGCCAACACCCAACCCACCCGAAACCGACCCGGTTTCCCCCTACCAGTTCCCCGATTCCCGCACCCTCAACGAAGCCGCCGAACGCGCCCTCGATCATTACCTCACCCCGCAACAACGCATCATGGGCAGTCACACCAAGCACGACCCCATGTTCCTGGCCAACCCGGCCTACAACAGCGAGTCCCTCCTGGCCAATGCCAGCGAATCCCTCGATTCCGCCAGCGAAATGCTCAGCAACTTCGCCGCGATCCTGGAACCCGGCCACCGAAAAACGGCGCTGGGCATTGCGCAAGTGGTGATGGTCGCGGGGCTGGCAGTGAATCAGGCGTTGGATCATGTTGAGGTGAAAACGTGA